From a single Pseudomonas triticicola genomic region:
- a CDS encoding LysR family transcriptional regulator, translating to MELAQIRMFKTVVEAGSIARAAEKLFCVPSNITARIKALEAELGVALFLREGRGLRISPAGQTFLVYAEKILALTVEAKRALDPAAEPSGPLRIGAIESSATGRLPRLLAKFHKRYPQVALELTTGTWSQLLDDTVNHRLDGAIVAVDVERAQLKRTPMYREELLLIASTSFGPVRDIGDLQDKTLFMWPPGCPYRAALEHWLLRRGQALPIVSLASYGAIVGCVSAGAGVALVPKGVFEQYAKGAGCVGHEFAELTAIENLFYWHENAGVHPAREAFVAMLREEFAQ from the coding sequence ATGGAGCTGGCGCAAATCCGCATGTTCAAGACCGTGGTCGAGGCCGGCAGCATTGCCCGGGCCGCCGAAAAGCTATTCTGCGTGCCGTCGAATATCACTGCGCGGATCAAAGCGCTGGAGGCCGAGTTGGGCGTGGCGCTGTTCTTGCGCGAGGGGCGCGGACTGCGCATCAGCCCGGCGGGGCAGACCTTTCTGGTTTATGCGGAAAAGATTCTGGCGCTGACCGTCGAAGCCAAACGCGCGCTCGACCCGGCCGCCGAGCCGTCCGGACCGCTGCGCATCGGCGCCATCGAGTCCTCGGCGACCGGGCGCTTGCCACGGCTGCTGGCGAAATTCCACAAGCGCTACCCGCAAGTGGCACTGGAACTGACCACCGGCACCTGGAGCCAGCTGCTCGACGACACCGTCAACCATCGCCTCGATGGCGCAATTGTGGCGGTGGATGTCGAACGTGCTCAGCTCAAACGCACGCCGATGTATCGAGAGGAATTGTTACTGATCGCCTCGACTTCATTCGGCCCGGTGCGCGACATCGGCGATCTGCAAGACAAAACCCTGTTCATGTGGCCACCGGGTTGCCCATACCGCGCGGCACTTGAGCATTGGTTGCTGCGCCGAGGGCAGGCGCTGCCGATTGTCAGTCTGGCCAGTTACGGAGCGATCGTCGGCTGCGTCAGTGCCGGCGCCGGAGTGGCGTTGGTGCCCAAGGGTGTGTTCGAGCAGTACGCCAAAGGCGCGGGCTGCGTGGGTCATGAATTTGCCGAACTGACGGCGATCGAGAATTTGTTCTACTGGCATGAAAACGCCGGGGTGCACCCCGCGCGGGAGGCATTTGTGGCGATGTTGCGCGAGGAGTTCGCCCAATAG
- the trhP gene encoding prephenate-dependent tRNA uridine(34) hydroxylase TrhP — protein sequence MQTLIAPELLAPAGTLKNMRYAFAYGADAVYAGQPRYSLRVRNNEFDHANLALGIREAQAQGKRFYVVVNIAPHNAKLKTFLKDLAPVIEMAPDALIMSDPGLIMLVRRHFPLMPIHLSVQANTVNWASVEFWQQQGLGRIILSRELSLEEIGEIREQVPDMELEVFVHGALCMAYSGRCLLSGYMNKRDANQGTCTNACRWKYTALQATENQLGEIVQTFQPEPTLGLGAPTDQVFLLQEANRPDELMPAFEDEHGTYIMNAKDLRAVQHVERLTRMGVHSLKIEGRTKSHFYCARTTQVYRRAIDDAVTGREFDRSLMLDLESLAQRGYTEGFLRRHVHDEYQNYQHGSSVSERQQFVGELTGERRDRLAEVKVKNRFAVGDHLELMTPKGNFHFDLHELQSVSGKAIEVAPGDGHTVYVPIPDAVDLRFGLLMRDLPRT from the coding sequence ATGCAGACTCTCATCGCCCCCGAGCTTCTCGCCCCCGCCGGCACCCTGAAAAACATGCGTTACGCCTTCGCTTACGGCGCTGATGCGGTCTACGCCGGCCAGCCGCGCTACAGCCTGCGGGTGCGCAACAACGAGTTCGATCATGCCAACCTGGCGCTGGGCATCCGTGAGGCGCAGGCGCAGGGCAAGCGCTTCTATGTGGTGGTCAACATCGCCCCGCACAACGCCAAGCTGAAGACGTTTCTCAAGGATCTGGCGCCGGTGATCGAGATGGCACCGGATGCGCTGATCATGTCCGACCCGGGCCTGATCATGCTGGTGCGCCGGCATTTTCCGCTGATGCCGATTCATCTTTCGGTGCAGGCCAACACGGTGAATTGGGCGAGCGTCGAGTTCTGGCAGCAACAGGGGCTGGGCCGGATCATTCTGTCGCGCGAACTGTCCCTCGAAGAAATCGGTGAAATCCGCGAGCAGGTACCGGACATGGAGCTGGAGGTGTTCGTGCACGGCGCGCTGTGCATGGCCTATTCCGGGCGCTGCCTGCTTTCCGGTTACATGAACAAACGCGATGCCAATCAGGGCACCTGCACCAACGCCTGCCGCTGGAAGTACACGGCGCTACAAGCCACGGAAAACCAGCTCGGCGAGATCGTCCAGACCTTTCAACCCGAGCCGACCCTAGGTCTCGGCGCACCGACCGATCAGGTCTTTCTGTTGCAGGAAGCCAATCGTCCCGATGAATTGATGCCGGCTTTCGAAGACGAACACGGCACCTACATCATGAACGCCAAGGACCTGCGCGCCGTGCAGCATGTCGAGCGGCTGACGCGCATGGGCGTGCATTCATTGAAGATCGAAGGCCGGACCAAATCGCATTTCTACTGCGCGCGCACCACCCAGGTATATCGCCGGGCGATCGATGATGCCGTGACCGGACGCGAGTTCGATCGCAGCCTGATGCTGGATCTCGAGTCGCTGGCCCAGCGCGGCTACACCGAAGGTTTTCTGCGCCGCCATGTGCACGACGAATATCAGAACTATCAGCACGGCAGTTCGGTGTCGGAGCGGCAGCAGTTCGTTGGCGAGCTGACCGGCGAGCGCCGGGATCGCCTGGCCGAGGTGAAAGTGAAGAATCGCTTTGCCGTGGGCGATCATCTGGAACTGATGACGCCCAAGGGCAATTTCCATTTTGATCTGCATGAATTGCAGAGTGTCAGCGGCAAAGCGATCGAAGTGGCGCCGGGAGACGGGCATACGGTGTACGTGCCGATTCCGGATGCGGTGGATTTGCGCTTTGGGTTGTTGATGCGGGATTTGCCGAGGACCTGA
- a CDS encoding AI-2E family transporter, with translation MNEKSLQFKSLTVLLVLVTVAFIWILLPFYGAVFWAVILGILFAPVQRRLQQKFGWQRNVTSLCTLSLCLVIAILPVIIVSILLVQEGATVYKNIESGELDIAAYLAQFKHSLPPYFQHLLDRFGMGELDSLREKIVKAAMQGSQALATQAFSFGQGTFEFVVSFFIMLYLLFFFLRDGPELARKMRTAVPLEENHKRRLQLKFNRVVRATVKGNVVVAVTQGALGGLIFWFLDIPSALLWAVLMAFLSLLPAVGAGIVWAPVAAYFLLSGMIWQGVVLGLFGVFVIGLVDNVLRPILVGKDTKMPDYLILVSTLGGLAVFGLNGFVIGPLIAALFLSSWALFVETKPKVQLP, from the coding sequence ATGAACGAAAAGAGTCTGCAATTCAAATCCCTGACGGTGCTGCTGGTGCTGGTCACGGTGGCCTTTATCTGGATTCTGCTGCCGTTTTACGGCGCGGTGTTCTGGGCTGTCATCCTCGGCATTCTGTTTGCGCCGGTACAGCGCAGGTTGCAGCAGAAGTTCGGCTGGCAACGCAACGTGACGTCGCTGTGCACCTTGAGCCTGTGCCTGGTGATCGCGATTCTGCCGGTGATCATCGTCAGCATCCTGCTCGTGCAGGAAGGGGCCACGGTCTACAAGAATATTGAAAGCGGCGAGCTGGACATCGCTGCCTATTTGGCGCAGTTCAAGCACAGCCTGCCGCCGTACTTTCAGCACTTGCTCGACCGCTTCGGCATGGGCGAACTCGACAGCTTGCGCGAGAAGATCGTCAAAGCGGCGATGCAGGGCAGCCAGGCGCTGGCGACTCAGGCGTTCAGTTTCGGCCAGGGCACATTCGAATTCGTGGTGAGCTTTTTCATCATGCTGTATCTGCTGTTTTTCTTCCTGCGTGACGGCCCCGAGCTGGCGCGCAAGATGCGCACTGCCGTGCCGCTGGAAGAAAACCACAAGCGCCGCCTGCAACTGAAGTTCAACCGCGTGGTGCGCGCGACAGTCAAAGGCAACGTGGTGGTGGCCGTGACCCAAGGTGCGCTGGGCGGGCTGATTTTCTGGTTTCTCGATATTCCCAGCGCGCTGCTTTGGGCGGTGCTGATGGCGTTTCTGTCGCTGTTGCCAGCAGTAGGCGCGGGGATTGTCTGGGCGCCGGTGGCGGCGTACTTCCTGCTTAGCGGCATGATCTGGCAGGGCGTGGTGCTGGGCTTGTTCGGCGTATTCGTGATCGGCCTGGTCGACAACGTGCTGCGCCCGATCCTGGTCGGCAAAGATACCAAGATGCCTGATTACCTGATTCTGGTTTCCACCCTCGGCGGCCTCGCGGTCTTCGGCCTCAACGGCTTTGTGATCG